One Microbacterium trichothecenolyticum DNA window includes the following coding sequences:
- a CDS encoding flavin monoamine oxidase family protein: MGDADTIVIGAGVSGLAAARLLARAGRRVVVLEARERIGGRVFSDRVDGHVTDRGASWIHGIDDSPVAAAARAFDMPMIEFTVGGYQPDSRPLAYFDADGSRLDADAVRQYADDIRTLNAALVDIIAAAPADATYADVVEHALSMQDWNAERAERVREYNDRRSQEQYGVGMDGLGAHGLDDDTVNGDEVVFPRGYDELAKRLAQGLDVRLEHIVSRVRWSSDGVYVETDRGVFTAATAVITVPVGVLHAGDVVIEPDLPETHRRALSLVRMNAFEKVVLRFAERFWDAGVYGIRQLGDEGEWWHSWYDLGRIHDENALLTFAAGPAAVATRHWSDADIVASTLAQLRRLYGDTVPEPTSTVVTRWQDDPFSHGSYAYMLPGSVGADHDDLAEPVGGVLHLAGEATWGDDPATVPGAMLSGHRAAQNVLGRGIPVSDLWA; encoded by the coding sequence ATGGGCGACGCAGACACCATCGTCATCGGAGCAGGCGTCTCGGGCCTCGCCGCCGCGCGCCTGCTCGCCCGTGCGGGTCGGCGGGTGGTCGTGCTCGAAGCGCGTGAGCGCATCGGCGGCCGCGTCTTCAGCGATCGCGTCGACGGGCACGTCACCGACCGCGGCGCCTCGTGGATTCACGGCATCGATGACAGTCCGGTCGCCGCGGCGGCCCGCGCGTTCGACATGCCGATGATCGAGTTCACGGTGGGCGGCTATCAGCCCGACAGTCGCCCGCTGGCCTACTTCGACGCCGACGGAAGCCGTCTCGATGCCGACGCCGTGCGGCAGTACGCCGACGACATCCGTACGCTGAACGCCGCACTGGTCGACATCATCGCCGCGGCCCCCGCCGACGCCACCTACGCTGACGTCGTCGAGCACGCACTGTCGATGCAGGACTGGAACGCCGAACGGGCCGAGCGCGTGCGCGAGTACAACGACCGCCGCAGCCAAGAGCAGTACGGCGTCGGCATGGACGGCCTCGGTGCCCACGGCCTCGACGACGACACGGTCAACGGCGACGAGGTCGTCTTCCCACGCGGCTACGACGAGCTCGCCAAGCGTCTCGCGCAGGGACTCGACGTGCGCCTCGAGCACATCGTCTCGCGCGTACGGTGGTCGAGCGACGGCGTGTACGTCGAGACCGACCGCGGCGTCTTCACGGCCGCGACCGCCGTGATCACGGTGCCGGTGGGTGTGTTGCACGCCGGCGACGTCGTCATCGAACCGGACCTGCCCGAGACCCACCGCCGCGCGCTCTCGCTCGTGCGCATGAACGCGTTCGAGAAGGTCGTGCTGCGTTTCGCCGAGCGGTTCTGGGATGCCGGGGTCTACGGCATCCGTCAGCTCGGCGATGAGGGGGAGTGGTGGCACTCCTGGTACGACCTCGGTCGGATCCACGACGAGAACGCGCTGCTGACGTTCGCGGCCGGCCCCGCCGCCGTCGCGACGAGGCACTGGAGCGATGCCGACATCGTCGCGTCGACCCTGGCGCAGCTGCGTCGCCTGTACGGCGACACGGTGCCGGAGCCGACGAGCACCGTCGTCACGCGCTGGCAGGACGACCCGTTCTCGCACGGGTCGTACGCGTACATGCTGCCCGGATCGGTCGGTGCCGACCACGATGACCTCGCCGAGCCGGTCGGCGGTGTGTTGCACCTCGCCGGCGAGGCCACGTGGGGCGACGATCCCGCGACGGTTCCGGGGGCGATGCTGTCGGGACACCGCGCCGCGCAGAACGTGCTCGGTCGCGGCATCCCCGTGAGCGACCTGTGGGCGTGA